The following proteins are encoded in a genomic region of Fundidesulfovibrio putealis DSM 16056:
- a CDS encoding radical SAM protein: MSKRSSIALGTILKNFARVSRHPWIASRLVALEKEKFLFKWLNPKADEGYARSIRQVSIRITDICNLRCHTCGQWGDQGFLHCADLKSLKKSEVSPERYHLLLADLATHGHFPSVYLWGGEPTMYKGWLEIIEHATVLGMPTSIATNATGIAKAAERLVAAPMFLLQMSIDGPDPDTHNAARPSAGGGNNFQDILDSLEAVNEAKRRTGKKLPLTASLTTISQANVHRLVDIYETFKDKVDLFVFYLSWWIDEKSADAHEVDFQRRFGFAPKLHRGWVGDWTIKEYAVLDQQLKEVLRRSKNWDSPAVNIIPNITGEDNLREYYSDHSTTYGYNQCISIYQAVEIDSGGDMSPCRDYHDYVVGNVKKNTITEIWNNEAYRKFRGSLNKEGLMPVCTRCCGLMGY; the protein is encoded by the coding sequence ATGTCCAAACGCTCCAGTATCGCTCTGGGAACGATTCTCAAGAATTTCGCACGCGTATCGCGCCATCCCTGGATCGCGTCGCGCCTTGTGGCCCTTGAAAAGGAGAAGTTCCTCTTCAAGTGGCTGAACCCCAAGGCAGACGAGGGATACGCCCGTTCCATCCGTCAGGTGTCCATCCGCATAACGGACATCTGCAACCTGCGCTGCCATACCTGCGGCCAGTGGGGCGACCAGGGCTTTCTGCACTGCGCCGACCTGAAATCGCTCAAGAAGAGCGAGGTCAGCCCGGAACGCTACCACCTGCTGCTGGCCGACCTGGCCACGCACGGGCATTTCCCGTCCGTGTACCTGTGGGGCGGCGAGCCCACCATGTACAAGGGCTGGCTGGAGATCATCGAGCACGCCACGGTTCTGGGCATGCCCACCTCCATCGCCACCAACGCCACGGGCATCGCCAAGGCCGCCGAGCGCCTGGTGGCCGCGCCCATGTTCCTGCTTCAGATGTCCATCGACGGCCCCGACCCGGACACCCACAACGCCGCGCGTCCGTCGGCTGGCGGGGGCAACAACTTCCAGGACATCCTGGATTCGCTGGAAGCCGTGAACGAGGCCAAGCGCCGCACCGGCAAGAAGCTGCCCCTCACCGCCTCGCTGACCACCATCTCCCAGGCCAACGTGCACCGGCTGGTGGACATCTACGAGACCTTCAAGGACAAGGTGGACCTGTTCGTGTTCTACCTCTCCTGGTGGATCGACGAAAAGAGCGCCGACGCCCACGAGGTGGACTTCCAGCGCCGCTTCGGGTTCGCGCCCAAGCTGCACCGGGGCTGGGTGGGCGACTGGACCATCAAGGAGTACGCCGTTCTGGACCAGCAGCTGAAGGAAGTGCTGCGCCGCTCCAAGAACTGGGACTCGCCCGCCGTGAACATCATCCCCAACATCACCGGGGAGGACAACCTGCGCGAGTACTACTCCGACCACTCCACCACCTACGGCTACAACCAGTGCATCTCCATCTATCAGGCGGTGGAGATCGACTCCGGCGGCGACATGTCGCCGTGCCGCGACTACCATGACTACGTGGTGGGCAACGTCAAGAAGAACACCATCACGGAGATCTGGAACAACGAGGCCTACCGCAAGTTCCGTGGAAGCCTCAACAAGGAAGGCCTGATGCCCGTCTGCACCCGCTGCTGCGGACTGATGGGGTACTAG
- a CDS encoding helix-turn-helix domain-containing protein, translating into MDTNTTMAQRLRAIRGTLTQAEFAHKLGIHKNTLGRYERGESEPDTKIARQLCTLFGVQPHWLLFGSDTEPSDAGVPGRQNPAGPFPGRFSLIGELESLRRDNMELRQDLRELRNENKDMRQEIRALTGTIRELLQENGELLSRLAENGGRPAQATTSPDTEHLHSA; encoded by the coding sequence TTGGACACCAACACCACGATGGCACAGAGACTCAGAGCCATACGTGGCACTCTCACACAGGCGGAATTCGCCCACAAGCTGGGAATCCATAAAAACACACTTGGCAGATACGAGCGGGGGGAATCCGAGCCGGACACCAAAATTGCGAGACAGCTGTGCACACTTTTTGGTGTTCAGCCCCATTGGCTGCTGTTCGGGTCCGACACGGAACCATCCGACGCCGGAGTCCCGGGCCGCCAAAACCCTGCCGGCCCATTTCCAGGCAGATTCTCCCTGATTGGCGAACTGGAAAGCCTGCGGCGAGACAACATGGAACTGCGCCAGGACCTGCGCGAACTGCGAAATGAAAACAAAGACATGCGTCAGGAAATCAGAGCCCTGACAGGAACGATACGGGAACTGCTCCAGGAGAACGGCGAGCTTCTGAGCCGCCTTGCGGAGAACGGGGGGCGTCCTGCCCAGGCAACCACTTCCCCCGATACGGAACATCTCCATTCGGCGTGA
- a CDS encoding methyl-accepting chemotaxis protein: MFAFFDRVKFQTKLQFAVMGIVTFAVLLSGGLSVYSIYSKALSLGQSLAETASTQVAGVMDLYHKSSMHRLQAVMDILESSVDMAAFSPEYDKDFAVTDNIRKRYDTSATIFYLTDKGFVRISTNLVQDGKRMVGTVIDSGPAYDALKSGRNYEGMANLGGIYRIVEYRPLKKDGKVVGAVYAGKRIFTPEFLEYLKNVSVDGKGYPYILDAQGFFAYHPDPAWVGKDSRQMPGVGALLADNRQKYLTYETTGGAKVAAMTEFPEYKWKTFFGMTMQETLHGLDWTVYKASLAGLGIAMLLSFLALLVMVSRVLLVPVRRIARASEQIAQGEYNVSIEYPAQDALGETAASVRHLAATVKEKIGFIQGVLDSIKSPNIICDKNGKILRVNQEFIDFLETGGTPESWVGKAAGEFIFGDPSREAVIQQVIASQTASIGTQNEARTRKGEVRHVRVDSVPLYNLDGELIGGCSVWTDMTEIVRGHQEVQENQEKLLQVARDIDAFTQHVAAASEELAAQIEEASRGTENQRDRTASTATAMEQMNATVLEVARHAGEAASGSKAVQEKSAHGAAVVAQVVEAMGRVNTMSTELSTEINELGRQAADISSIINVIQDIADQTNLLALNAAIEAARAGEAGRGFAVVADEVRKLAERTMTATAEVTGSIQNITSTVDKNVRSVAQAVAGIEASNRLAVQAGESLGEILEIAGKAVDQITSIATAAEEQSATSEEINRSVDEINAIASETAQGMNQSAQAISDLARQVSDLKELVTRMGGDGAQKRLA; encoded by the coding sequence ATGTTCGCATTTTTTGACAGGGTGAAGTTCCAGACCAAGCTTCAGTTCGCAGTGATGGGGATCGTGACGTTCGCAGTGCTGTTGTCTGGCGGGTTGTCTGTCTACAGCATCTATTCCAAGGCGTTGTCCCTGGGCCAGTCGCTTGCCGAAACCGCCTCCACGCAGGTCGCCGGAGTGATGGACCTGTATCACAAATCAAGCATGCACAGGCTCCAGGCCGTGATGGACATTCTGGAGTCCAGCGTGGACATGGCGGCCTTTTCCCCCGAGTACGACAAGGATTTTGCCGTTACCGACAACATCCGTAAGCGCTACGACACCAGCGCCACCATCTTTTATCTCACGGACAAGGGATTCGTGCGCATCTCCACCAACCTGGTGCAGGACGGCAAGCGCATGGTCGGCACGGTGATAGATTCAGGCCCGGCGTACGACGCCCTCAAGTCCGGGCGCAATTATGAAGGCATGGCCAACCTGGGCGGCATCTACCGCATCGTGGAGTATCGGCCCCTGAAGAAGGACGGCAAGGTGGTGGGGGCGGTGTACGCCGGAAAGCGCATCTTCACCCCGGAATTTCTTGAATACCTGAAGAACGTCAGTGTGGACGGCAAGGGCTATCCCTACATCCTGGACGCCCAGGGCTTCTTCGCCTACCACCCGGACCCGGCCTGGGTCGGCAAGGACTCCCGCCAGATGCCCGGCGTGGGCGCTCTGCTGGCGGACAACCGGCAAAAATACCTGACCTACGAGACGACGGGAGGGGCCAAGGTCGCGGCCATGACGGAGTTCCCGGAGTACAAGTGGAAGACCTTCTTCGGCATGACCATGCAGGAGACCCTGCACGGCCTGGACTGGACGGTGTACAAGGCCTCGCTGGCCGGGCTGGGCATCGCCATGCTGCTGTCCTTCCTGGCGCTGCTGGTGATGGTGTCCCGGGTGCTGCTGGTCCCTGTCAGGCGGATAGCCCGCGCCTCCGAGCAGATCGCGCAGGGCGAGTACAACGTCTCCATCGAGTATCCGGCGCAGGACGCCCTGGGCGAAACCGCAGCCAGCGTCCGCCATCTGGCGGCTACCGTGAAGGAGAAGATCGGCTTCATCCAGGGCGTGCTCGACTCCATCAAATCCCCCAACATCATCTGCGACAAGAACGGCAAGATCCTTCGCGTCAACCAGGAGTTCATCGACTTCCTGGAGACCGGGGGCACGCCTGAAAGCTGGGTGGGCAAGGCGGCGGGCGAATTCATCTTCGGCGATCCGTCCCGTGAAGCCGTCATCCAGCAGGTCATCGCCTCGCAGACCGCCAGTATCGGCACACAGAACGAGGCCCGCACAAGGAAGGGAGAGGTCAGGCACGTGCGCGTCGATTCCGTGCCGCTCTACAACCTGGACGGCGAGCTCATCGGCGGCTGCTCGGTGTGGACCGACATGACCGAGATCGTGCGCGGCCACCAGGAAGTGCAGGAGAACCAGGAAAAGCTCCTGCAGGTGGCCCGCGACATCGACGCATTCACCCAGCACGTGGCCGCAGCCTCCGAAGAGCTGGCCGCCCAGATCGAGGAGGCCTCGCGCGGCACCGAGAACCAGCGCGACCGTACGGCATCCACGGCCACGGCCATGGAGCAGATGAACGCCACGGTGCTCGAGGTGGCCCGCCACGCTGGGGAGGCCGCCAGCGGATCAAAGGCCGTGCAGGAGAAATCCGCGCACGGGGCTGCCGTGGTGGCCCAGGTCGTCGAGGCCATGGGCCGCGTGAACACCATGTCCACGGAACTCTCCACTGAGATCAACGAGCTGGGCCGCCAGGCGGCGGACATAAGCTCCATCATCAACGTGATCCAGGACATAGCGGACCAGACCAATCTGCTGGCCCTGAACGCGGCCATCGAAGCGGCCCGCGCTGGCGAGGCCGGCCGAGGCTTCGCCGTGGTGGCAGACGAGGTGCGCAAGCTCGCGGAGCGCACCATGACCGCCACTGCGGAAGTCACCGGCTCCATCCAGAACATCACCAGCACCGTGGACAAGAACGTGCGCAGTGTGGCCCAGGCCGTCGCCGGGATCGAGGCGTCCAACCGCCTGGCGGTCCAGGCCGGGGAGTCGCTGGGCGAGATACTTGAAATAGCGGGCAAGGCCGTGGACCAGATCACCTCCATCGCCACCGCCGCCGAGGAGCAGTCAGCCACTTCCGAAGAGATCAACCGCAGCGTGGACGAAATCAACGCCATCGCCTCGGAGACCGCCCAGGGCATGAACCAGTCCGCCCAGGCCATATCCGACCTTGCGCGTCAGGTTTCCGACTTGAAGGAACTGGTGACCCGCATGGGCGGCGACGGCGCGCAAAAGAGACTGGCGTAG
- a CDS encoding glycosyltransferase produces the protein MHTHTPTPLRPWRDPVFLAILALGAFLIFKGLGDRPLWQDEAETANLARNVLTTGIPLVTDGVNIVSQEERREFDTDMIWRWSPWMQIYMSAAGQLIDPASTFWARFFFALTGLACIAGTYLLILRRFGDLAWARLSAALLTCSVPFLLFARQGRYYSAGGLIMLMIFWGFLGDWKHRAKPMLAIGLGLGLLFHANYLLLLSLAPPMLLAALTLYRRQFAWTRMALVVAYSCVLIVPGIFLYRLGRQSTLFNVMLIPENVMLYFSDWVMFMVPLPLLAALAWRWKGYFAGRGGPSDPKERFCLFMVLLMIGSFVILALFPQRFHRYIVHFYPACAILLAWAGLALWRFSKPSAVLFLVLVGLTNWLNLIPMERLKIVNRPWQNDLRMLTSVNIPLKLHLTELFCGYPDVNQPLIDFFKANAKPGQTILAEYGDMVLQFHTPFRVIGGLQGPIPDTEKPDWVSMRRDVRVNRDGFLFAPREFITTKLDLARDYERIELPNPDETFGNRADPYFHYFVPAGPPQSALVIYKRKESARAQ, from the coding sequence ATGCACACACATACCCCCACGCCATTGCGTCCCTGGCGCGACCCCGTGTTCCTGGCCATCCTGGCCCTGGGCGCCTTCCTTATATTCAAAGGACTCGGTGACCGCCCCCTGTGGCAGGACGAGGCCGAGACCGCCAACCTGGCCCGCAACGTCCTCACCACCGGCATCCCCCTTGTCACCGACGGGGTGAACATCGTCTCCCAGGAGGAGCGCCGCGAGTTCGACACGGACATGATCTGGCGCTGGTCCCCCTGGATGCAGATCTACATGTCCGCCGCCGGACAGCTGATCGACCCCGCGAGCACCTTCTGGGCCAGGTTCTTCTTTGCGCTCACGGGCCTTGCCTGCATCGCGGGCACGTACCTGCTCATCCTGCGGCGCTTCGGCGATCTGGCCTGGGCCAGGCTCTCTGCGGCGCTGCTCACCTGCTCCGTGCCGTTTTTGCTGTTCGCGCGCCAGGGCCGCTACTATTCCGCCGGAGGACTCATCATGCTGATGATCTTCTGGGGGTTCCTGGGCGACTGGAAACACCGCGCCAAGCCCATGCTGGCCATCGGCCTGGGCCTTGGGCTCCTGTTCCACGCCAACTACCTGCTGCTGCTCTCGCTTGCGCCGCCCATGCTGCTGGCGGCGCTCACGCTCTACCGCAGGCAGTTCGCCTGGACGCGCATGGCCCTGGTGGTGGCGTACTCCTGCGTGCTGATCGTGCCGGGCATCTTCCTGTACCGGCTGGGCAGGCAGTCCACGCTGTTCAACGTCATGCTCATTCCCGAGAACGTCATGCTCTACTTCTCGGACTGGGTGATGTTCATGGTTCCCCTGCCGCTCCTGGCCGCGCTGGCCTGGCGCTGGAAGGGATACTTCGCGGGGCGCGGCGGGCCGTCGGATCCGAAAGAGCGCTTCTGCCTGTTCATGGTGCTGCTGATGATCGGCAGTTTCGTCATCCTGGCCCTGTTCCCCCAGCGCTTCCACCGCTACATCGTGCACTTCTACCCGGCCTGCGCCATCCTGCTGGCCTGGGCGGGCCTCGCCCTGTGGCGCTTCTCAAAACCCTCGGCGGTGCTGTTCCTGGTGCTGGTGGGCCTGACCAACTGGCTGAACCTCATCCCCATGGAGCGCCTGAAGATCGTCAACCGCCCCTGGCAGAACGACCTGCGCATGCTCACCTCGGTGAACATCCCCCTGAAGCTGCACCTGACGGAGCTCTTCTGCGGCTACCCGGACGTGAACCAGCCCCTCATCGACTTTTTCAAGGCCAACGCCAAACCCGGCCAGACCATCCTGGCCGAATACGGCGACATGGTGCTCCAGTTCCATACCCCGTTCCGGGTAATCGGCGGCCTGCAAGGCCCCATCCCGGACACCGAGAAGCCCGACTGGGTGAGCATGCGCCGCGACGTGCGCGTCAACCGCGACGGCTTCCTGTTCGCCCCGCGCGAGTTCATCACCACAAAGCTCGATCTGGCCCGCGACTATGAGCGCATCGAGCTGCCCAATCCGGACGAGACCTTCGGCAACCGGGCCGACCCCTACTTCCACTATTTCGTCCCGGCAGGCCCGCCCCAGAGCGCCCTGGTGATCTACAAGCGCAAGGAGTCCGCCCGTGCGCAGTAA
- a CDS encoding zinc-dependent alcohol dehydrogenase, translating to MKALVYHRSIPRYLLSAFFNKIQRKRFHHLVTPLKLEDVAFQPARPNWVSIRTLLCGICGSDLNLLKGAESMLLEPYASLPMIIGHEILGVVDSAPPGSGFAPGQRVVVEPMLDCACRELPPCRFCARGEYNLCENFLDGALPPSTVLGFNAKASGGMAEMTAAHPSKVLPVPECLSDEDAVLIDSMASVMQPILENFPAPGETVLIWGAGVLGQHAVRCLRAMGFEGRILVIARHTFQADLARAGGADEVLRSPSRQELAKACGGRFIPTTMGGGNVEGGADMVFDCVASSGTFQEALLALRARGRYVMIGTAGELGKVDVSSLWLRQLQVTGSASYATALWRGERVRTYQLCLDLLASGGYPTTGLLTGLFRLDQWKEAFQSSFDKAGSGSMKAAFDFR from the coding sequence ATGAAAGCCCTCGTCTACCACCGCTCCATTCCGCGCTATCTGTTGTCCGCGTTCTTCAACAAAATCCAGCGCAAGCGCTTCCACCATCTGGTGACGCCGCTGAAACTCGAGGACGTGGCCTTCCAGCCCGCGCGCCCCAACTGGGTGAGCATCAGGACGCTCCTGTGCGGCATCTGCGGCTCGGACCTGAATCTCCTCAAGGGTGCAGAATCCATGCTGCTGGAGCCGTATGCCTCGCTGCCCATGATCATAGGCCACGAGATACTCGGCGTGGTGGACTCCGCGCCGCCGGGCAGCGGCTTTGCGCCCGGCCAGCGCGTGGTGGTGGAGCCCATGCTGGACTGCGCCTGCCGGGAGCTGCCTCCCTGCCGCTTCTGCGCCAGGGGCGAATACAACCTGTGCGAAAACTTCCTGGACGGCGCGCTGCCGCCGAGCACGGTGCTGGGCTTCAACGCCAAGGCCTCTGGCGGCATGGCCGAGATGACCGCCGCGCATCCTTCCAAGGTGCTGCCCGTGCCGGAATGCCTGAGTGACGAGGACGCCGTACTGATCGATTCCATGGCCTCGGTGATGCAGCCCATCCTGGAAAATTTCCCGGCCCCCGGCGAGACGGTGCTGATCTGGGGCGCAGGAGTGCTCGGCCAACACGCGGTGCGCTGTCTGCGGGCCATGGGGTTCGAGGGGCGCATCCTGGTGATCGCTCGCCACACCTTTCAGGCGGATCTGGCCCGCGCCGGAGGCGCGGACGAGGTGCTGCGCTCGCCCTCACGCCAGGAGTTGGCCAAGGCCTGCGGCGGACGCTTCATCCCCACCACCATGGGCGGGGGCAACGTGGAGGGCGGCGCGGACATGGTGTTCGATTGCGTGGCCTCGTCCGGAACGTTCCAGGAGGCGCTGCTGGCGCTGCGGGCCAGGGGCCGCTACGTGATGATCGGCACGGCAGGGGAGCTGGGCAAGGTGGACGTGTCCAGCCTGTGGCTGCGCCAGCTCCAGGTGACGGGGTCGGCCAGCTACGCCACGGCCCTGTGGCGGGGAGAGAGGGTGCGCACCTATCAGCTATGCCTGGATCTTCTGGCCTCGGGCGGCTACCCGACCACGGGCCTTTTGACCGGGCTTTTCCGGCTGGATCAGTGGAAAGAGGCCTTCCAGTCCAGCTTCGACAAGGCCGGAAGCGGCTCCATGAAGGCAGCCTTCGATTTCAGATGA
- a CDS encoding glycosyltransferase family 4 protein translates to MTKPKRLVLVLQDLLYGGTQRHALELARRIDRSRFAPEFWMLCAGGDFAPQAREANIPMRWISDKRTVTFSAIRELRRAIASERPDILMPLTAVPNIWARIFGRLHKTPCIVATCRGGGNIKRQHERFLAGLAHHHIANTQALKNALVTLGRPDGHVTVIPNGVDTDLFSPDPDGMRPWRKVILCVARFVPDKDHQTLVRAFDLAFAKVPDAELWLVGDGPLKARVEFGLRRLACENRVRIFPGGPDLLPFYRQASVLALSSLREGLPNVVLEGMACGVPVAATAVGGIPEVVEEGRTGFLSPASDPQALAASFVRLLADDDLQERMAGEARAVALEKYSMAAMVARHEELLARACGAGLASGL, encoded by the coding sequence ATGACCAAGCCCAAACGTCTCGTCCTCGTCCTTCAGGACCTGCTCTACGGCGGGACCCAGCGGCACGCTTTGGAGCTGGCCCGGCGCATCGACCGCTCCCGCTTCGCCCCGGAGTTCTGGATGCTCTGCGCAGGGGGCGATTTCGCCCCACAGGCCCGCGAGGCGAACATCCCCATGCGCTGGATTTCCGATAAGCGCACGGTAACTTTCTCCGCGATTCGCGAGCTGCGCCGGGCCATTGCGAGCGAGCGCCCGGACATCCTCATGCCGCTGACCGCCGTGCCCAACATCTGGGCGCGCATCTTCGGACGCCTGCACAAGACCCCTTGCATCGTGGCCACCTGCCGGGGCGGGGGCAACATCAAGCGCCAGCACGAGCGCTTCCTGGCCGGTCTGGCGCATCATCACATCGCCAACACCCAGGCCCTGAAGAACGCCCTGGTGACGCTTGGCCGCCCGGATGGCCACGTGACGGTGATCCCCAACGGTGTGGACACCGACCTCTTCAGCCCCGACCCCGACGGCATGCGCCCGTGGCGCAAGGTCATCCTGTGCGTTGCCCGCTTCGTGCCGGACAAGGACCACCAGACCCTGGTGCGCGCCTTCGACCTGGCCTTCGCCAAGGTGCCGGACGCGGAACTCTGGCTGGTGGGAGACGGGCCGCTCAAGGCCCGCGTGGAGTTCGGGCTCAGGCGTCTGGCCTGCGAGAACCGCGTCAGGATTTTCCCAGGCGGGCCGGACCTGCTGCCCTTCTACCGGCAGGCCAGCGTGCTGGCGCTTTCTTCGCTGCGCGAGGGGCTGCCCAACGTGGTGCTGGAGGGCATGGCCTGCGGCGTGCCCGTGGCCGCCACGGCTGTTGGCGGCATCCCCGAAGTGGTGGAGGAGGGGCGCACCGGGTTTTTGAGCCCGGCGAGCGACCCCCAGGCCCTGGCAGCCAGTTTCGTGCGCCTGCTCGCAGACGACGATCTTCAGGAGCGCATGGCTGGTGAAGCCCGCGCCGTGGCCCTTGAGAAGTATTCCATGGCCGCCATGGTGGCCCGGCACGAGGAGTTGCTTGCGCGAGCGTGCGGCGCTGGTTTGGCGTCGGGCCTGTAA
- a CDS encoding glycosyltransferase family 2 protein, which translates to MMNGKKVVVVMPAYNAAATLERTLAEVPRDIVDDVILVDDASRDNTIEHARSLGIKCFLHERNWGYGRNQKTCYTEALKLGADVAIMVHPDYQYTPLIIPAMANLATSGLYDVVLASRILGGTALKGGMPGYKYVANRFLTAAQNALMGAKLSEYHTGYRAFTREVLEKLPLWENSDDFVFDNQMLAQSLYFGFNIGEVSCPTKYFDEASSINFKRSCIYGLGCLKTAWDFRMQKWGKAKHAIFDPNGRTLKDPQSGYYSDETAGCASE; encoded by the coding sequence ATGATGAACGGCAAGAAAGTGGTGGTCGTCATGCCCGCGTACAACGCGGCAGCCACCCTGGAGCGCACCCTCGCCGAGGTGCCGCGCGATATCGTCGACGACGTCATTCTCGTGGACGACGCCAGCCGCGACAACACCATAGAACACGCCCGCTCGCTCGGCATCAAATGTTTCCTGCACGAGCGCAACTGGGGCTATGGGCGCAACCAGAAGACCTGCTACACCGAGGCCCTGAAGCTCGGGGCCGACGTGGCCATCATGGTGCATCCCGACTACCAGTACACCCCGCTGATCATCCCGGCCATGGCCAACCTGGCCACCTCCGGGCTCTACGACGTGGTGCTGGCCTCGCGCATCCTGGGCGGCACGGCCCTCAAGGGCGGCATGCCCGGCTATAAATACGTCGCCAACCGCTTCCTGACCGCCGCGCAGAACGCGCTCATGGGCGCGAAGCTCTCCGAGTACCACACCGGCTACCGGGCCTTCACCCGCGAAGTGCTGGAGAAGCTCCCTCTGTGGGAAAACTCCGACGACTTCGTGTTCGACAACCAGATGCTGGCCCAGTCCCTGTACTTCGGGTTCAACATCGGCGAAGTGAGCTGCCCCACCAAGTACTTCGACGAGGCCAGCTCCATCAACTTCAAGCGCAGCTGCATCTACGGCCTGGGCTGCCTGAAGACCGCCTGGGACTTCCGCATGCAGAAATGGGGCAAGGCCAAGCACGCCATCTTCGATCCCAACGGGCGCACCCTGAAGGACCCCCAGTCCGGCTACTACTCCGACGAGACCGCTGGCTGCGCTTCGGAATAA